Proteins encoded in a region of the Scrofimicrobium sp. R131 genome:
- a CDS encoding TatD family hydrolase — protein MAKRTRQWPPLGEALPVPVIDNHTHLPVHEGEIPKVDGVKLSLSEQLERAEQAGVRGLISSGCELPALTPTVEIARAHPQVRAALAIHPNEAALHAGNLEPSPDGYQHEQQEHHVPLIVALERVAALLGEPEVVAVGETGLDYFRTAEPGREAQKESFRAHLEMARARDLPVQIHDREAHRDTLELLGDPAWRQVTAVFHCFSGDAQMARVLAERGWYASFAGPITYPANGELREAFGAMPRELVLVETDAPYLAPAPYRGCPNASYVMAHTVRYLADLWEVSPAEAAKQLNENTRRVYGDW, from the coding sequence ATGGCGAAACGTACGCGGCAATGGCCCCCGCTAGGGGAGGCCCTTCCGGTCCCTGTTATCGACAATCACACGCACCTGCCGGTGCACGAGGGTGAAATCCCCAAGGTTGATGGGGTCAAGCTCAGTTTGTCTGAACAGTTGGAACGGGCCGAACAAGCAGGGGTGAGGGGACTGATCAGCTCTGGCTGTGAACTTCCCGCCCTGACCCCTACGGTTGAGATTGCCCGAGCTCACCCGCAGGTTCGGGCTGCCCTGGCCATCCACCCCAACGAGGCAGCTCTTCATGCTGGGAACTTGGAGCCCTCCCCGGACGGCTACCAGCATGAACAGCAGGAACATCACGTCCCGCTGATTGTGGCGCTGGAACGGGTGGCGGCACTCCTGGGTGAACCCGAAGTGGTGGCGGTGGGGGAGACCGGACTGGACTACTTCCGGACGGCCGAGCCCGGCCGGGAAGCGCAGAAGGAGTCTTTCCGTGCGCATTTGGAGATGGCCCGCGCCCGGGACCTTCCGGTCCAGATCCACGACCGCGAAGCACACCGGGACACACTGGAACTGTTGGGGGACCCAGCGTGGCGCCAGGTAACCGCTGTCTTCCACTGCTTTTCGGGTGATGCGCAGATGGCCCGCGTCCTGGCTGAGCGGGGCTGGTACGCCTCTTTTGCTGGGCCGATCACCTACCCGGCCAACGGGGAACTGCGAGAGGCGTTCGGAGCCATGCCGCGAGAGTTGGTGTTGGTGGAGACGGACGCGCCCTATTTGGCCCCCGCTCCCTATCGGGGGTGCCCAAATGCTTCCTACGTGATGGCGCACACCGTCCGTTACTTGGCTGACCTGTGGGAAGTGAGCCCTGCCGAGGCTGCCAAACAGCTCAATGAGAATACGCGGCGCGTCTACGGAGACTGGTAG
- the guaA gene encoding glutamine-hydrolyzing GMP synthase encodes MRYPKRVETSPQHPVLVIDFGAQTAQLIARRVREAHVYSEIVPHTWTAGQIAAKNPAAIILSGGPSSVWEKGSPNVNPDIFTLDVPILGICYGFQTMAQALGGAVENSGQREYGRTELSFTGEPSVLLEGTPNRQVVWMSHGDAVSQVPDGFVVTASTDQTPIAAFEDPARRYYGVQWHPEVLHSEYGQQLIENFLIRGAGLTPDWVPSSIVDRLVDQIRDQVGSAQVICGLSGGVDSSVAAALVHRAVGDQLTCIFVDHGLLRSGERQQVEQDYAANMGIKVVSVDESERFLTALAGVKDPEDKRKIIGREFIRSFEDAARKLTEEAAASGQKIEFLTQGTLYPDVVESGGGEGTANIKSHHNVGGLPDDLQFELVEPLRELFKDEVRAIGRELGLADKIVNRQPFPGPGLGIRVVGELTRERLDILRAADLIVREELTEAGLDQEIWQCPVVLLADVRSVGVQGDGRTYGHPIVLRPVVSEDAMTADWARIPTDLLAKISTRITNSVPEVNRVVLDVTSKPPGTIEWE; translated from the coding sequence ATGCGGTACCCTAAACGGGTGGAAACCTCACCTCAACACCCAGTGCTAGTCATCGATTTTGGCGCCCAAACGGCCCAGCTGATTGCCCGGCGCGTCCGCGAAGCGCACGTCTACTCTGAGATCGTTCCGCATACGTGGACCGCAGGGCAGATCGCCGCCAAGAATCCCGCCGCCATTATTCTGTCCGGGGGGCCCTCTTCCGTGTGGGAGAAGGGCTCCCCGAACGTGAACCCGGACATCTTCACCCTGGACGTGCCGATCCTAGGGATTTGCTACGGCTTCCAAACCATGGCTCAGGCCCTGGGGGGAGCGGTGGAAAATTCCGGTCAGCGCGAATACGGACGAACGGAACTGAGCTTCACGGGGGAACCGTCGGTCCTATTGGAAGGCACGCCCAACCGGCAGGTGGTCTGGATGAGCCACGGGGATGCGGTTTCGCAGGTCCCGGACGGGTTCGTCGTCACCGCCTCAACTGACCAGACCCCGATCGCCGCGTTTGAAGATCCCGCGCGGCGCTACTACGGGGTGCAGTGGCACCCGGAGGTGTTGCACTCCGAGTACGGCCAACAGCTGATTGAGAACTTCCTGATCCGCGGGGCGGGCTTGACCCCCGACTGGGTCCCCTCCTCGATTGTGGATCGTCTGGTCGATCAGATTCGGGACCAGGTTGGCTCCGCACAGGTAATTTGCGGACTGTCCGGCGGGGTCGACTCTTCGGTGGCGGCCGCTCTTGTGCACCGGGCTGTCGGTGACCAGCTCACCTGCATCTTCGTGGACCACGGGTTGCTGCGCTCCGGCGAGCGCCAGCAGGTTGAGCAGGACTACGCCGCCAACATGGGAATCAAGGTAGTTTCGGTGGACGAATCCGAACGCTTCCTGACGGCCCTGGCCGGGGTGAAAGACCCCGAGGACAAGCGCAAAATCATTGGGCGCGAGTTCATCCGTAGCTTCGAGGATGCCGCCCGGAAACTGACCGAAGAAGCGGCTGCTTCCGGGCAGAAGATCGAGTTTTTGACCCAGGGAACCCTGTACCCGGACGTAGTGGAGTCCGGCGGGGGCGAAGGCACCGCCAATATTAAGAGCCATCACAACGTGGGGGGCCTGCCCGACGACCTTCAGTTTGAGCTGGTAGAGCCGCTGCGCGAACTGTTCAAAGATGAGGTTAGGGCCATTGGGCGCGAGCTAGGTCTGGCCGACAAGATTGTGAACCGGCAGCCGTTCCCCGGCCCGGGATTGGGAATTCGGGTCGTGGGCGAGTTGACCCGTGAACGCCTTGACATCCTGCGAGCGGCCGACTTGATCGTGCGGGAAGAACTCACCGAGGCGGGACTGGATCAGGAGATCTGGCAATGCCCGGTGGTGCTGCTGGCCGATGTTCGTTCCGTCGGGGTGCAGGGTGATGGGCGAACCTACGGTCACCCAATTGTGCTGCGGCCGGTGGTGTCTGAGGACGCGATGACGGCAGACTGGGCTAGGATCCCAACGGACCTGCTGGCAAAGATTTCCACGCGGATTACCAACTCTGTCCCGGAGGTGAATCGGGTCGTCCTGGACGTCACTTCGAAGCCGCCGGGGACCATCGAATGGGAGTAA
- a CDS encoding ABC transporter ATP-binding protein produces MKLPVATNRELWRGVAGLMGHHRWQLTLVVILQVAAASTTAALPWLTGDIIDRIQSGTQMRTLLWLIGVALVIVAFGAVLTFNAERRARVLGETVFAQLREELVETITHLPLSVVEEAGTGDLLGRSTHDIERIQFMVRQGISAIMAVVTTIVVTVVASVLTSPLLSLTLIIPIPLIYLTMRWYLPRTVPAYRASATAWANMSGVITESLDQAEIVDAARLRPLRDRRLDEAIRAVWRLERYTAWQRLVMWTGLVLAVFLPVGATIILGAYLYPVGLVTAGQITTVALYCYQVRGPVWEMTFWVDELQSAQAALGRIFGVQLVEPDRHPSGEVPETDKLDVDEVHYSYRSGSPVLHGVSLDLAPGEVLALVGPSGAGKSTLGRLVAGIHPPEAGSVRLGGVELVDLTEERLQREVAFVSQEHHVFGGTVADNLRLAKADASDEELKAALDTVGASPWVEQLPDGLETKVGTGGKELSPGQSQQLALARIVLQDPTVLVLDEATSLMDPGAARTLERGLGQVMSGRTVIAVAHRLHTAHAADRVAVMVDGRLAELGTHDELVRLGGEYAKLWSSWQNE; encoded by the coding sequence ATGAAGCTACCCGTTGCAACCAATCGCGAGCTTTGGCGCGGCGTTGCCGGCCTGATGGGGCACCATCGCTGGCAGCTCACCCTGGTGGTGATCCTGCAGGTGGCGGCCGCCTCCACCACGGCCGCTCTGCCCTGGCTGACCGGCGACATTATCGACCGCATCCAGTCGGGTACACAGATGCGAACCTTGCTCTGGCTGATTGGCGTGGCGCTGGTCATCGTGGCGTTTGGTGCCGTTTTGACCTTCAACGCGGAACGCCGGGCCCGGGTGCTGGGGGAGACCGTGTTCGCCCAACTGCGCGAGGAACTGGTAGAAACCATCACCCACCTGCCCCTCTCCGTGGTGGAGGAGGCCGGTACCGGCGACCTGTTGGGCCGCTCCACCCACGACATCGAGCGGATTCAGTTCATGGTGCGCCAGGGGATTAGCGCCATCATGGCGGTGGTGACCACCATCGTGGTTACCGTGGTGGCTTCGGTGCTGACCTCGCCACTGCTGTCGCTGACCCTGATTATTCCGATTCCGCTGATCTACCTGACTATGCGCTGGTATCTGCCGCGGACCGTGCCGGCCTACCGGGCCAGCGCTACCGCGTGGGCGAACATGTCCGGGGTGATCACCGAGTCGCTGGACCAGGCCGAGATTGTCGACGCGGCTCGGCTCCGTCCCCTGCGGGATCGGCGCTTGGACGAGGCGATTAGGGCAGTCTGGCGCCTGGAGCGGTACACCGCGTGGCAGCGCCTCGTGATGTGGACCGGTCTGGTGCTGGCAGTGTTCTTGCCGGTGGGGGCCACCATCATTTTGGGGGCCTACCTCTATCCGGTGGGGCTGGTGACTGCCGGGCAGATCACCACGGTGGCGCTGTACTGCTACCAGGTGCGCGGGCCCGTGTGGGAAATGACGTTCTGGGTCGACGAGTTGCAGTCGGCGCAGGCGGCGCTGGGGCGGATCTTTGGGGTTCAGTTGGTCGAACCCGACCGCCACCCCAGTGGGGAGGTCCCCGAGACTGACAAGTTGGATGTCGACGAGGTGCACTACTCCTACCGGTCCGGTTCGCCCGTCCTGCACGGTGTGAGCTTGGATTTGGCTCCCGGTGAGGTGCTGGCCCTGGTGGGTCCGTCCGGGGCGGGAAAGTCCACCCTGGGACGACTGGTGGCGGGGATTCACCCGCCCGAAGCGGGCTCGGTTCGCTTGGGTGGGGTGGAGTTGGTAGACCTGACCGAGGAACGCCTACAGCGCGAGGTCGCCTTCGTTTCACAGGAACACCACGTGTTCGGTGGGACGGTGGCGGACAACCTGCGACTGGCCAAGGCGGACGCCAGTGACGAGGAGTTGAAGGCGGCGCTGGACACGGTGGGGGCTTCCCCCTGGGTGGAGCAGCTTCCCGACGGGTTGGAGACCAAGGTCGGCACGGGCGGGAAGGAACTCAGTCCGGGTCAGTCCCAACAGTTGGCCCTGGCACGGATCGTGCTGCAGGATCCGACGGTGCTGGTGCTGGACGAGGCGACCTCTCTGATGGACCCCGGGGCCGCGCGAACCCTGGAACGCGGACTGGGGCAGGTGATGTCGGGGCGGACCGTGATCGCGGTGGCTCACCGGCTTCACACCGCTCATGCCGCCGACCGGGTCGCCGTGATGGTGGACGGGCGCCTAGCCGAGTTGGGAACCCACGATGAACTGGTGAGATTGGGCGGAGAATACGCCAAACTGTGGAGCTCTTGGCAAAACGAATAG
- a CDS encoding ABC transporter ATP-binding protein translates to MEAYDNTRSYTGFLRDRAEQMNVTLPPLGKTPRRWSKSLRTPQGTPPELSAKPFTFIRRLLRLAWRPIALQTLLMTVSSVGGALVPYLMGTMINGLIEGGFDAYTRGQALWFVLLIVLISAAEGIGQLSGIATWMGGSMIATWAVGRRVSRAGRAAKSDTPAGEVVTAMVNDSDHLGGAFVWLPELISNLAAAIVVVVIMFRVSVPLGWVVALGVPAAIALVTLLARPLQDKLAIQREEQGKLTGISTDAVAGLRVLRGIGGEAVYNERYRAQSQKVRAAGVAAASNQAALVVLRNSTPQLLIAAVIGYGAYLVSHGQLNAGNLVAFYGYALYMRMPIGTASAIVQHWTRGWVGAKKLAAAYATEPEVNDEQVDPTLPEPQWLEADLRDRSSGVSVPPGQLTALVSSSPERAAEVARRLARISDEDESAVSLDGVDLRAYPLETVRQGIYLSESSPQLFRESLQSAILGADAPEFPLRGVTELVYREHVENFAREEDTLFQPEPVDRTPRLDQAIWAAAATDVEASMDWGLAGELTEKGRNISGGQRQRVALARALYAKTPILVLVEPTSAVDAHTESQIAARLRQVRSGRTTVVVTTSPLLLAASDRVVVLDQDGKELGEGTHEQLWEGSGQAADQYRQIISREVSGA, encoded by the coding sequence ATGGAAGCCTACGACAATACCCGCAGCTACACTGGCTTCCTGCGTGACCGGGCGGAGCAGATGAATGTGACGCTTCCGCCTTTGGGGAAAACCCCGCGCCGCTGGAGCAAGTCGCTGCGCACCCCGCAGGGGACTCCGCCGGAGCTCTCTGCCAAACCGTTTACCTTTATTCGACGACTACTGCGCCTCGCCTGGCGCCCAATTGCCCTGCAGACCCTGCTGATGACCGTCAGCTCGGTTGGTGGGGCGCTGGTGCCGTACCTGATGGGGACCATGATCAACGGCCTGATCGAAGGCGGCTTCGACGCGTACACCCGCGGGCAGGCACTATGGTTCGTGCTGCTGATCGTCCTGATTTCGGCGGCCGAGGGGATTGGCCAGCTCAGTGGGATCGCCACCTGGATGGGTGGCTCCATGATCGCCACCTGGGCGGTCGGGCGCCGGGTTTCCCGGGCCGGTCGAGCCGCGAAGTCCGATACGCCCGCGGGGGAGGTCGTCACCGCGATGGTGAACGACTCCGATCACCTGGGCGGAGCCTTCGTCTGGCTGCCCGAACTGATCTCGAACCTGGCCGCGGCCATCGTGGTCGTGGTGATCATGTTCCGCGTGTCCGTTCCGCTGGGATGGGTGGTGGCGTTGGGCGTGCCCGCCGCCATCGCTCTGGTGACCCTGCTGGCTCGTCCCCTGCAGGACAAGCTCGCCATTCAGCGAGAAGAGCAGGGCAAGCTGACCGGGATCTCCACCGACGCGGTCGCCGGACTGCGCGTTCTGCGCGGAATCGGCGGCGAGGCGGTCTACAACGAGCGCTACCGCGCCCAGTCGCAGAAGGTCCGGGCGGCCGGAGTGGCGGCTGCCTCCAATCAGGCGGCCCTGGTGGTGCTGCGTAACTCTACCCCGCAGTTGCTGATCGCAGCCGTGATTGGCTACGGCGCATACCTGGTCTCCCACGGCCAGCTCAACGCAGGAAACCTGGTGGCCTTCTACGGCTACGCCCTCTACATGCGGATGCCGATTGGCACCGCCAGCGCCATTGTGCAGCACTGGACGCGCGGATGGGTGGGGGCCAAGAAGTTGGCCGCCGCCTACGCCACCGAGCCGGAAGTGAACGACGAGCAGGTTGATCCGACCCTGCCCGAGCCCCAGTGGCTGGAAGCCGACCTGCGCGATCGGTCCTCCGGGGTGAGCGTCCCTCCGGGCCAGCTCACCGCACTGGTTAGTTCCTCACCCGAGCGGGCCGCCGAAGTGGCGCGCCGCCTCGCCCGAATCAGTGACGAAGATGAAAGCGCCGTCTCGCTGGACGGGGTGGACCTGCGCGCCTATCCGCTTGAGACGGTGCGCCAGGGAATCTACCTGAGTGAGTCCTCCCCGCAGCTGTTCCGCGAGAGCCTACAGTCCGCCATCCTGGGGGCTGACGCGCCCGAGTTCCCCCTGCGCGGGGTGACCGAACTGGTCTACCGCGAGCACGTGGAGAACTTTGCGCGTGAGGAAGACACTCTGTTCCAACCCGAACCGGTGGACCGCACCCCCAGGTTGGACCAGGCCATTTGGGCGGCAGCCGCCACCGATGTGGAGGCCTCAATGGACTGGGGCCTGGCTGGCGAGCTGACCGAGAAAGGCCGGAACATTTCTGGTGGTCAGCGTCAGCGAGTCGCCCTGGCCCGCGCCCTCTACGCGAAAACCCCGATCCTGGTGCTGGTGGAACCCACCTCGGCGGTGGATGCGCACACCGAGTCGCAAATCGCGGCTCGACTCCGGCAGGTTCGGTCGGGTCGAACCACGGTGGTGGTGACCACCTCGCCGCTGCTCCTGGCCGCCTCCGACCGGGTGGTCGTCTTGGATCAGGACGGCAAGGAACTGGGCGAAGGTACCCACGAACAACTCTGGGAAGGCTCCGGACAGGCAGCCGACCAGTACCGTCAGATTATTTCTCGGGAGGTGAGCGGAGCATGA
- a CDS encoding neutral zinc metallopeptidase, which translates to MTTQTSQRNVALALGALALLALVVGFVALQSWAMQRTGDTQMNGAAVAQADESPCDPDGDDRCRMFEAAGVLDAYWQAQLGEHQSPGLVVFRQATDSPCGVASAATGPFYCPADQTIYLDGNFLATLREDYPTGQLAQMYVLAHEWGHFLAGPSDVAELRADCYAGAWIAEASTGPDRYLLPVTDRRLQAARKAAASAGTAFTQSELGVTPESFALSGERQHWLEQGRTQGPGVCDFTGAD; encoded by the coding sequence ATGACAACCCAGACATCGCAGCGAAACGTTGCCCTGGCTCTGGGTGCCCTGGCCCTGCTGGCGCTCGTGGTCGGGTTTGTGGCCCTGCAGTCCTGGGCGATGCAGCGCACCGGAGACACCCAGATGAACGGGGCCGCGGTGGCCCAAGCTGACGAAAGCCCGTGCGATCCGGACGGGGACGACCGGTGCCGAATGTTCGAAGCTGCCGGCGTGCTGGACGCCTACTGGCAAGCGCAGTTGGGTGAGCATCAGAGCCCCGGACTGGTGGTGTTCCGCCAGGCGACCGACTCGCCCTGCGGGGTCGCCTCGGCCGCCACCGGACCCTTCTACTGTCCCGCGGATCAGACCATCTATCTGGATGGTAATTTCCTGGCCACCCTGCGTGAGGACTATCCGACCGGGCAGCTCGCCCAAATGTACGTCCTGGCCCACGAGTGGGGTCACTTCCTGGCCGGACCCAGTGACGTGGCGGAGCTGCGGGCGGACTGCTATGCGGGGGCGTGGATAGCCGAGGCTTCCACCGGGCCGGATCGGTACCTGCTTCCGGTGACCGATCGCCGGCTCCAGGCAGCGCGGAAGGCAGCGGCCAGCGCGGGCACCGCATTCACCCAGAGTGAGCTCGGGGTCACCCCGGAGTCATTCGCCCTTTCAGGTGAGCGCCAACACTGGCTGGAGCAGGGCCGCACCCAGGGGCCTGGCGTCTGCGATTTCACCGGTGCGGACTGA
- the pta gene encoding phosphate acetyltransferase, producing MSSRILVMGTGSSPLNTQLVHEISQLLAAHSQSTGGQTFSELDAFAGLKFTRVIADPNQALAEVAVSIRSNSSDTVLIKGVDGVPAPSFDVTGWNLDVAANTGAQVLALIDGTGMNAELIEAEAAEFGRRAARHHATVGGLVVSGARGLDFQLGGIPAIEPPLSSEKLAEVTGADPSVVTPLMFQGDLLARASANRKTIVLPEPEDDRVLRATAELLAAQVANIVLVGEAGAVQARADQLGLDISGARIVSPHQPDLVEKYAAEFARLRAKKGVTLEQARAKVQDVTYFATMMVQLGDADGMVSGAIHTTADTIVPAFQIIKTAPGVSLVSSAFLMLLSDRVLVMGDCAVNPNPTPDQLAEIAVSTAQTARQFGLEPRVALLSYSTGSSGAGADVEAVTAATARVRELAPDLPVEGPIQYDAAVDPVVGQAKAPNSPVAGQANVLIFPNLNAGNIGYKAVQRSANAVAVGPILQGLRRPVNDLSRGALVEDIVNTVAITAVQAQAEGQN from the coding sequence GTGTCGTCCCGAATTTTGGTCATGGGCACGGGGAGCTCCCCGCTAAATACGCAACTAGTTCACGAAATCTCTCAGCTGCTGGCCGCCCATTCACAGTCGACGGGTGGTCAAACTTTTAGCGAACTGGATGCCTTTGCCGGCCTCAAGTTCACCCGGGTGATCGCCGACCCGAACCAGGCCCTGGCCGAGGTGGCCGTGTCCATCCGCTCCAACTCCTCGGACACGGTCCTGATCAAGGGCGTGGACGGGGTGCCCGCCCCCAGCTTCGACGTCACCGGCTGGAACCTGGACGTGGCCGCCAACACGGGTGCACAGGTGTTGGCCCTGATCGACGGCACCGGAATGAATGCAGAGTTGATCGAGGCGGAAGCGGCTGAGTTCGGTCGCCGCGCCGCCCGCCACCACGCAACCGTTGGGGGCCTGGTCGTCTCCGGGGCCCGTGGACTGGACTTCCAGCTGGGCGGGATCCCCGCAATTGAGCCGCCGCTGAGCTCGGAGAAACTGGCCGAGGTGACCGGAGCCGACCCGAGCGTGGTCACCCCCCTCATGTTCCAGGGCGACCTGCTGGCTCGGGCCAGCGCCAACCGGAAGACGATTGTGCTGCCCGAACCGGAGGACGACCGGGTTTTGCGGGCCACCGCCGAGCTGCTGGCCGCGCAGGTGGCCAACATTGTTCTGGTGGGCGAAGCCGGCGCCGTGCAGGCCCGGGCCGACCAGCTGGGCCTCGACATTTCGGGGGCCCGGATCGTCTCACCCCACCAGCCGGACCTGGTCGAGAAGTACGCGGCCGAGTTTGCGCGGCTGCGGGCCAAGAAAGGGGTCACGCTGGAGCAGGCTCGCGCTAAAGTCCAGGACGTCACCTACTTCGCCACCATGATGGTGCAGCTGGGCGATGCGGACGGCATGGTTTCCGGCGCCATCCACACCACGGCCGACACGATCGTGCCCGCCTTCCAGATCATCAAGACCGCCCCGGGCGTCTCCCTGGTCTCCTCCGCGTTCCTGATGCTGCTGTCCGACCGGGTGCTGGTGATGGGTGACTGCGCGGTCAACCCGAATCCCACCCCGGATCAGCTGGCTGAAATCGCCGTTTCCACCGCTCAGACCGCCCGCCAGTTCGGACTGGAACCGCGGGTGGCTTTGCTGTCGTACTCCACCGGTAGCTCCGGAGCCGGAGCGGACGTGGAAGCCGTCACCGCCGCCACCGCCCGGGTGCGCGAGCTGGCCCCCGACCTGCCGGTGGAGGGCCCAATCCAGTACGACGCCGCGGTGGACCCGGTCGTGGGCCAAGCCAAAGCCCCCAACTCACCGGTCGCCGGCCAGGCCAACGTCCTGATTTTCCCGAACCTGAACGCGGGAAACATCGGCTACAAGGCGGTCCAGCGCAGCGCCAACGCGGTGGCCGTCGGCCCGATCCTGCAGGGCCTGCGCCGCCCGGTCAATGACCTCTCCCGCGGCGCCCTCGTGGAAGACATCGTCAACACCGTTGCTATCACCGCCGTCCAGGCTCAAGCAGAAGGACAGAACTAA
- a CDS encoding acetate kinase, which produces MPQTILVINSGSSSIKYQLVDPSIGVAMASGLVERIGEEMSTIHHRYSLKEVTINEPVPNHEAALQQVLDLFEEIGPQFEEAHIVGIGHRIVQGGRYFSGPTLIDDRVKRLIGELSSLAPLHNPPALKGIEVCQKLLPGIPNVAVFDTAFFQKLPNSSALYALDRDVAERYSIRRYGAHGTSHQYVSTRVTQVLGDKELKQIVLHLGNGASASAIVSGRAVDTSMGLTPLEGLVMGTRTGDIDPAVVFHLQRVANMSVSEVDNLFNKKSGLRGLAGDNDMRAVREMARSGNPRAREALEIYINRLVKYIGGYAAEMGGVDVITFTAGIGENDIDLRREVCQRLEFFGVILDEEANNTRPREATTISRRDSSVRVMVVPTNEELAIATQAMTLV; this is translated from the coding sequence ATGCCCCAGACCATCCTTGTCATCAACTCTGGCTCCTCCTCGATCAAGTACCAGCTGGTTGACCCCTCGATCGGCGTGGCCATGGCGTCGGGCCTGGTCGAACGGATCGGCGAGGAAATGAGCACCATTCACCACCGGTACTCCCTCAAAGAGGTGACGATCAACGAGCCGGTCCCCAACCACGAGGCCGCCCTCCAGCAGGTGCTGGATCTGTTCGAGGAGATTGGCCCCCAGTTTGAGGAGGCCCACATTGTCGGGATCGGCCACCGGATCGTCCAGGGCGGGCGCTACTTCTCTGGCCCCACGCTGATCGACGACCGGGTCAAGCGCCTAATTGGCGAGCTGTCCTCCCTGGCTCCGCTGCACAACCCGCCCGCGCTGAAGGGCATCGAGGTTTGCCAGAAGCTCCTGCCGGGCATCCCCAACGTGGCGGTGTTCGACACGGCGTTCTTCCAGAAGCTGCCCAACTCCTCGGCGCTGTACGCCCTGGATCGGGACGTGGCGGAGCGCTACTCCATCCGGCGCTACGGCGCCCACGGCACCTCCCACCAGTACGTTTCGACGCGGGTCACCCAGGTGTTGGGCGACAAGGAGCTGAAGCAGATCGTGCTGCACCTGGGCAACGGCGCTTCCGCCTCGGCCATCGTGTCGGGGCGCGCGGTGGACACCTCCATGGGTCTGACCCCGCTGGAGGGCCTGGTGATGGGGACCCGCACCGGCGATATTGACCCGGCGGTCGTGTTCCACCTGCAGCGGGTCGCCAACATGAGCGTGTCCGAGGTCGACAACCTCTTCAACAAGAAGTCGGGCCTGCGCGGCCTGGCCGGCGACAACGACATGCGAGCCGTCCGCGAGATGGCCCGCTCGGGCAACCCGCGGGCCCGGGAGGCGCTGGAAATCTACATCAACCGCCTGGTCAAGTACATCGGTGGCTACGCTGCCGAAATGGGCGGCGTCGACGTGATCACGTTTACCGCCGGGATCGGCGAGAACGACATCGACCTGCGCCGGGAAGTCTGCCAGCGCCTGGAGTTCTTCGGCGTCATCCTGGATGAGGAAGCCAACAACACCCGCCCGCGGGAGGCCACGACCATTTCGCGCCGCGACTCCTCGGTCCGGGTGATGGTCGTTCCCACCAATGAAGAGCTTGCGATCGCCACGCAGGCCATGACGCTGGTGTAG